The Brassica napus cultivar Da-Ae chromosome C7, Da-Ae, whole genome shotgun sequence genome has a segment encoding these proteins:
- the LOC125590032 gene encoding uncharacterized protein LOC125590032, translated as MNSSPAIEQDAPDLVCQLDNVQGMVDALTCVRWKRHQDALVELSEHGIVLIVEESGCLQAKVYLQRELFTKYEYGAEGRPRFGISLGLLVDCLNTFSSPGHSNTIEIKYPGPDMELLLKSVDTLNSCIYSEIRTRIPETSEWDYNFEQAGTAPLTFTVKSAALKEAIDDLEWPGSSVQISLQKSPPCVTFRGEGHGDLQIDFMYYANTDLLLAFHCDTEVSYGYKYKFLKAITANIPGNVARENRGSKLTIGRGGMLKVQHLVSVAKALAPQVESAGYQPPSRIAYIEFFVKPEETA; from the exons atgaactCGTCGCCGGCGATTGAACAAGACGCGCCGGACCTCGTTTGCCAGCTCGACAACGTCCAAGGCATGGTCGATGCCCTCACCTGCGTCCGATGGAAACGCCACCAG GATGCTTTAGTGGAGCTATCCGAACACGGAATCGTCTTGATCGTGGAGGAATCAGGCTGTCTTCAAGCCAAGGTCTATCTCCAACGCGAG CTATTCACCAAGTACGAGTACGGAGCTGAAGGGAGACCGAGATTTGGAATCAGCTTAGGGCTTCTTGTTGACTGCTTGAACACATTCTCATCGCCTGGACATTCAAATACTATTGAAATCAAGTATCCAGGCCCTGACATGGAGCTTCTTCTCAA GTCTGTTGATACCTTAAACTCGTGTATCTACTCTGAGATAAGAACGAGAATCCCGGAGACTAGTGAGTGGGACTATAACTTTGAGCAGGCGGGGACTGCGCCGCTTACTTTTACTGTAAAG TCAGCGGCGTTGAAAGAAGCTATAGATGATCTTGAGTGGCCTGGATCAAGTGTGCAGATTAGCCTTCAAAAGTCTCCTCCTTGTGTTACATTCAGAGGAGAAGGACATGGAGACTTACAG ATAGACTTCATGTATTATGCCAACACAGATCTTCTCCTTGCCTTTCATTGCGATACTGAAGTCTCTTACGG GTACAAATACAAGTTTCTGAAGGCGATAACAGCAAATATTCCGGGAAACGTAGCGCGGGAAAACAGGGGAAGCAAGCTGACAATAGGGAGAGGAGGGATGTTGAAAGTTCAGCACTTGGTTTCAGTTGCTAAAGCGTTAGCTCCACAAGTGGAATCTGCAGGTTATCAGCCGCCGAGTAGGATTGCGTATATAGAGTTTTTTGTCAAGCCTGAAGAAACTGCTTAG